A single window of Bacteroidales bacterium DNA harbors:
- a CDS encoding M20/M25/M40 family metallo-hydrolase produces the protein MFKKLNYTLLGLMALFLFDSCNVENPEITIKELDGHIRYLASDSLKGRYPGTEESKIAANYIKYNFVKGSLELLGDNGFQKFEVVTAITAGENNTIQFGDTQGVLNTDFAPFSYTKNMSLEAEVVFVGYGFSIETDKISWDDYATVDVKDKWVLVLMGDPEGDDENSEFAKYAGERDKVITAKDKGAAGVLFVNGPKFDKGDKLIGLNFDKTRSNAGISVINIKREFANAFLEKTTIGELEKNLNEKHTPISFASGKTLNATTDVKQKKVETENILAFIEGNELKDEIIVLGAHWDHLGFGGPSSGSRMPDTVAVHYGADDNASGVAGIIEIAEKLATQKDLKRSVLIMAFGAEEMGLLGSNYFVENPLFELKQLKAMVNIDMIGRLKKDNSLMIGGTGTSPESENILNSLNTDSTFAISMQQEGFGPSDHASFYAKDIPVFFLSSGAHPDYHTPFDTPDKINLEGTKSIADYTYNLMLNLINREENLTFKEAGPKQRANGSRRYKITLGIMPNFTSTENNGLGVDAVSKGGPAEAAGMKRGDRIVAINGMPVSNIYEYMSRLKKLEASTTATVDVIRNNEKVVLLVNL, from the coding sequence ATGTTCAAGAAATTAAATTATACCCTATTAGGCCTAATGGCTCTTTTTTTATTTGATTCTTGTAATGTTGAGAATCCCGAAATCACAATCAAAGAACTTGACGGACATATTCGATATTTAGCATCAGATTCTTTAAAAGGGCGTTATCCCGGAACAGAAGAAAGTAAAATTGCCGCTAATTATATTAAATATAATTTTGTTAAAGGGAGTTTGGAACTCTTAGGTGATAACGGGTTTCAAAAGTTTGAAGTTGTAACTGCCATCACTGCAGGCGAAAATAACACCATACAGTTTGGCGATACACAAGGGGTCTTAAATACAGATTTCGCCCCTTTTTCCTACACAAAAAATATGAGCTTAGAAGCTGAGGTTGTTTTTGTCGGTTATGGTTTTTCTATAGAAACAGATAAAATTTCGTGGGACGATTACGCTACTGTTGATGTAAAAGATAAATGGGTCCTTGTATTAATGGGCGATCCTGAAGGTGATGATGAAAATAGCGAATTTGCCAAATATGCAGGAGAGCGAGATAAGGTTATTACGGCAAAAGATAAAGGTGCTGCCGGAGTTTTGTTTGTAAACGGACCTAAGTTCGATAAAGGCGATAAACTTATTGGATTAAATTTTGATAAAACACGATCTAATGCGGGAATATCTGTCATTAATATAAAAAGAGAATTTGCAAATGCCTTTTTAGAAAAAACCACTATTGGAGAACTTGAAAAAAATCTTAACGAAAAACATACGCCTATTTCTTTTGCTAGTGGAAAAACTTTGAATGCTACTACCGATGTAAAACAAAAAAAGGTTGAAACGGAAAATATTTTGGCTTTTATAGAAGGTAATGAATTAAAAGACGAAATAATTGTTTTAGGAGCTCATTGGGATCATTTGGGCTTTGGAGGTCCAAGTTCCGGCTCTCGTATGCCCGATACAGTAGCTGTTCATTATGGTGCTGACGATAACGCTTCAGGAGTAGCCGGAATTATTGAAATAGCTGAAAAACTCGCTACTCAAAAAGATTTAAAACGAAGCGTATTGATTATGGCTTTTGGTGCCGAAGAAATGGGACTTTTAGGATCAAATTATTTTGTGGAAAATCCTTTATTTGAGCTTAAGCAATTAAAAGCCATGGTTAATATTGATATGATTGGACGCTTAAAAAAAGACAATAGTTTAATGATTGGAGGAACGGGAACGTCTCCCGAATCTGAGAATATTTTAAATAGTTTAAATACAGATTCTACTTTTGCAATTAGCATGCAACAAGAAGGATTTGGTCCATCAGACCACGCATCTTTTTACGCTAAAGATATTCCTGTATTTTTCTTGAGTTCCGGTGCTCACCCTGATTATCATACACCTTTTGATACCCCCGATAAGATTAATCTCGAGGGTACCAAATCAATTGCCGATTATACCTATAATCTAATGTTGAATCTTATTAATAGAGAAGAGAATCTGACTTTTAAAGAGGCAGGACCAAAACAAAGAGCCAACGGTAGTAGAAGATATAAAATAACATTAGGTATTATGCCTAACTTTACCTCTACAGAAAATAACGGCTTAGGTGTTGATGCTGTTAGTAAAGGCGGTCCGGCCGAAGCTGCCGGAATGAAAAGAGGCGATCGTATTGTTGCTATTAACGGAATGCCGGTAAGTAATATATACGAATATATGAGTCGCTTAAAAAAGTTGGAAGCAAGTACAACAGCCACAGTTGATGTTATTCGTAATAATGAGAAAGTAGTTTTATTGGTTAATTTATAA
- the truA gene encoding tRNA pseudouridine(38-40) synthase TruA gives MSKRYFIELAYNGRNFHGWQIQPNAITVQETLQDALKILLKQKIDVIGCGRTDTGVHARQFFAHMELDLDTIEVSVDQLTYKLNRLLNNDIAIFRIFIVNDAAHTRFEALSRTYEYRLRMDKYPFDQEFTYRSTYPKLDFELMNKAAALLFNYTDFTSFSKTGTDVKTNNCKIMQADWKNVDGVWIFTIKADRFLRNMVRAIVGTLLEVGSGKIDLNNFTQIIESKNRSNAGWSVPAHGLALIKLEYPDWIYSV, from the coding sequence ATGAGCAAGCGCTATTTTATTGAACTAGCATATAATGGACGGAATTTTCATGGATGGCAGATACAGCCTAATGCAATTACTGTTCAAGAAACACTACAAGATGCTTTAAAAATATTATTAAAACAAAAAATAGATGTTATAGGTTGTGGAAGAACTGATACCGGTGTTCATGCTCGTCAGTTTTTTGCTCATATGGAATTGGATTTAGATACTATTGAGGTAAGCGTAGATCAACTAACCTATAAATTGAATCGTCTTCTAAATAACGATATTGCTATTTTTCGCATTTTTATCGTAAATGATGCTGCGCACACTCGCTTTGAAGCATTAAGTAGAACATATGAATATCGTTTGCGTATGGATAAATATCCTTTCGATCAGGAATTTACTTATCGTTCAACATATCCTAAGCTTGATTTTGAACTTATGAATAAAGCAGCTGCTTTATTGTTTAATTATACCGACTTTACAAGTTTTTCAAAAACAGGTACCGATGTTAAAACTAATAATTGCAAGATAATGCAAGCCGACTGGAAAAACGTAGATGGGGTTTGGATATTTACTATAAAAGCCGATCGTTTTTTAAGAAATATGGTGAGGGCTATTGTTGGAACACTTTTAGAAGTAGGTAGTGGAAAAATAGATTTAAACAATTTTACACAAATTATCGAAAGCAAGAATCGTAGTAATGC